gattaaatgatacaGCGTATGCAAAGTACACTTTGAACACGCAGTAAATAGCAGCCAGAAAAATAATATACTCTTGCGGGCCTCATAGTtatctgttgttgatttctatgAAATGAACAAGGTTTTAAGCATCGGTTTAGGTTTTAGAATGTTGAAAACTGGTTTCTTGAAAGTAGGGGATGAAGGTATAATAGAAAAGGTATCTTGATGGGGTATATGGGACTGTGTGAGTGATGTACTCTTGGAAAAGGAGAGCTTGCTAAAAGAAATTAACCCCTCCACCCTGGCAGCTCCTACAGTGTGGGAAGCCCATAAAAGGAGTTTCTGCAGTGAAAGGTTGGAGTCATGAAGAATTATGTCAGTTTTATTAGACAACCTGCCACTTGTGTTTTGGGTCAGAGAATTTAATAGAGTATTGAATGTAGCTCATCTTAAAAAGCAACAATATATAATAACTactgacatttattgaacatttaataTGTGTCAGGCACATGTTCTTAGATCTTTACCCTATATTTATTTGCGTACTTTTCACAACAGCCCTATAAGGTAGGTGTTCcacatttaacagatgagaaaaatgaagcacaGGTAAGTCCAAGAATTTATTCAAGTCATGCAACTAGAAAATCGCAAAGATGGGATTCAAACCCGAGCTGGGAAATCAAGAATGAGTATATAATCATGTTCAAACCAGGCCCACTATATGACCATGACATAGGGCTGCGCtggcttgtttttttaaatgctaatttaGAGTGCTTGGTATGAAAGAGAGAGATAGCTTGGCCCAATTGAATATGTAGGATTATTAGAAAAAGGAAAGACTCTGCTTGTACTCCATCTTCTCTAAAGACAAATGAAATGGGGGAAACTTTATTACCAGGAagaaaattcaattaaatatAGGGAAAACTTTTTGACAGTGAGAGTAATTAAATGCCAGTAGATTTGGGAATTTCCATATTCTGCTCTTGTATGTTTGAAAGATAGATAGGTCTGGAAATGGGATCTGAACAAATAATCTCTGAAATTCCACCCCAGTTGCTCTGATACAAAGTGAACTCTCAAAGTTAAGGCAATCCTGAAATAACAGTGAtgacaactaacatttattaaacacttaaaatGTTAGACAAGTTATGCGCATGTTATGATTTAATCCTCAAGACTCCTATGTGATAGACTTTTACctccatattttacaaaaaaaagagaaaatcggGACTTGTCTCTGAGTCTCTCTCGCTTTAAAGCCCATGTGCTTTACCACTAGGCTAAATTACCATGGGAATCTTCCCTGGAACATTGGATGTAGTTTATTTCTGTAACACCATGGTAGAGTATGTATGGTCTTTAGAATCAAAAGACCTGTGTGCAGATCTTATATATTCCTTTAGTGGATTtgtaactttgggcaaattactcaaatttctgagcctcagttttcttggatgtaaaatagagatgataCCTACTTTAAAGGATTACTGCAGTCCCTGAAATAAAGATAGCACAGGTAGCATTGTGCCTAACAAATAGTTGGTGCTCAATTTTAGTTCCCATACAATGAGTTGTACAGGAATACTTAAAACATTCTTTCAATGATAAGAGAGTGTTAGAAACTTTGGATCACATCAAGGAAATTAATActctaaaatgtaaatttacaaAACAGATTAATTCAAGAATGATTGTTTAAGAAAGTAATCACTTCATTTTAATCAGTGTTTTTCCAATTTTCGTGAACATAAGAATCACTGAGGAAGCTTGTTGAAAAAGTATTTCTGGGTGCCAGCCCCAAaaggttttcttttagtagagtgGCTGATAAGCCCAGGTGCTACCATTttaacatgaaaacatgctccCCTCTCAGATAACTCCAACACACAGCTTGCAGTGAAAAATTTCCTGTGTattctttttagctttttatcatggagaatttcaaaaatatacaaaagtaaacaaaatagtaTGCGGAATCCAGCCtggtatagtggctcacgcctgtaatcccagcactttgggaggccgaggtgggcagattacctgaggccaggagttcaagaccagcctggacaacatggtgaaaccccgtctctactaaaaatacaaaaatccaggtgtggtggcgtacacctgtagtcccggcttttcgggaggctgaggcacgagaattgcttgaaccttggaggtggaggttgcagtgagccaagatcatgccactgcactccagcctgggtgacagagtgagactccatctcaaaaaaaaaaaaaaaaaaagtatgctgagTCTCCATGGTGCAGTTTAACATGTTCCTCtatcctctgtatttcctgtaaGTTGGTATTCTGTAAGTTGTATCTAGAACTTGGTCAGATGCAGGTTTGATGTTTTTTCTCCCCTCTGGTTGTATGGCAAATTTCTTCGTAAGTCCCTGGatgatgttaaatatttaatttacatatCTACAAACACATATCACTTAGACAACTTTGAAGAAAGTAATATCTTGAGAAAAATTAAGCTTTACTTTAGAATGATGTTTAATGTATTATTAAGCACTGCTATTTATTGTAAGACTAGTAGTAGGAACAGTTATTTTAAGATAGAATTGAAAGTTGTAGAGATATCTCTAATGTCAGTTCACCAGAAGAGTCCTGTCAGTTGATTCATTGGTCTTTATAAACTCACATATCAAACACTATTAACACAGGTCCTGAATAGGCcacataaatttttgttttttaatggtgtCATCACAGTTGAGGGTAATGGGGTAGAATTAAGCAGGAAGTCAAGTTATTTCatagttattttcatttaatggAATAATTGCATAAGGTTGCCTTAAAGATTTTCTGCATTCCCTTTAGATTgaatgcctcttttttttttttttttttttttttctttgagatagtcttactctgtcgcccaggctggagtgcagtggtgcaatcttggctcactgcaacctccgcctcccgggttcaagcgattctcctgcctcagcctcccaagtagctgggattacaggtgcccagctaatttttgtatctttagtagagacagggtttctgctaaacatattggccaggctggtcttgaactcctgacttcaagtgatccacccgccttggcctctcaaagtgctgggattacaggcatgagccaccgcgcccagctgaatgCCCTTTTTACAAATTAAGTGAAACATATTTTTGAATTCCTTcttctaaaataaaccaaaacaaacTCAAACAACACCTTAACCCATCACTTAGCACTTTCAAATTAATTCTGTAACTAAATGGCATCTGTAGAATTAGGAGACCTTTGGCACCTGCCTATATCATGATATGTTTTTGCATAGatttaaactttttgaaaaaaattgtggCAGGATcaggctctgtcactcaggctagagaacagtggcgtgatcacagatcactgcaaccttgatttccccggctcaagcaatcctcccaccttaccctTCTGAGTAACctcttggactacaggcacatgccactgtgcccagctcatttaCTTTTTGTaccaacagggtctcactatgttgtccaggctgatctcaaactcctgggctcaagcagtcctcccactttggcctcccaaagcactagaattataggcatgagctaccacattcAGCCTAGATTTGAACTTTTAATCTTTGTGTTTAATTTGAATCcgtgaattttaaaagaaaggaaaaatgctgTTTAGATATGCTAGCAGATAATAGAGCTCTTATTAATAAAGGCTATTACTTCATCTTCGGGAGTGTTATACATAAAACCAGCTGTTTTTAGATACTTGGTTATGATTTCATTCTAGATAGAAAAAACagattgtatatataaataaattttcaggTAAGAAACATGAGAATGAAATATTCCAAATGCCTTATTTCTCCCTGAGTGTTGTAATTAAATATGAACAGCTATAagcaataaactaaaaaaaagagaattagtaGCTTCAGCAGTTTTTGAAGTCATAAGCACCAAAATTCATTCTCCCTACTGTTTTAAGATATCATACCTATCTTCACAAAGAGTGAACTGTTTAAGTGCATTCACAGATAGGATTATTTGATTCACACAGTGACTACTATTTTACAATCTATTAAACTACAGTAAATCCTCATTTAATGTCATCCGTAGGTTcctggaaactgtgactttaagcaaaaggATGTATAATTAAATCAGTCTTACCATAGGCTGATTGAAATAAACAAGAGTTCCTatagcatatttctggtcacaaaaattTCACAAACTTCTAAATAGGTTATTTAGAACACTTATAATAGTAAACGCTGAAATAACACTTCTAatgttaaacattgaaataaatgtaatctatacatacatttaagaaagattgataaaaacaagataattatttATCCAACTATTCCAGTTCAGTTATTCCAGGGTTTTCACTGGCCAGAGCGTATCCTGGCAGCTCAGGGCACAAGGCGGGAACCAGCCCTGCATAGGATGCCATCCCACTGCCcggcacactcacacacacccacatttaCTTGCACTGGGACCATGTAAACATACCTGTTACCTAACAGGCACACTCTGGGATGTCAGAGGAAACTGGGGTACTCAGAGAAAACCCATGCAGACATGGTTCACCCGGACAGTGGCCCTGGCTGGGAATTGGTATTTTTTCTTATCAATATCGTAATGAAACGATGTTGAACAAAACAGTGttattcaaggacctgctgtACTTCTGATAATATGCTTATACTAAAAGAAATATAGGCCTTATGATAATTCGTAGAATAATGTTGCTGCTTTTGGTTTTGAGAATGTATAATTCTTAGAATAATGTTGCAGTTTTGGGTTTCGAGAATGTATTTGGCATTTTACTGCACCAACATATACTATTCTTATGATTTGATGCTCTAAATAAACTTTTTGGGTCCTCTTAATTAATAGTCGTGTTCTTTTTGGAAACCACTTGCCCCAGaggggaaatatatatattttttaaatataaatatatattttatatatatgtatgtgttagaGACAGCTCATCGGATAAAATGCTTCCCTTGATGTTTGAATAAGAAAAGAAGATCTTCATACAAATAAGTAACTATAAATATCTAGATCACTGGCTACTTAGGTTAAAGTCACTGGTCTAGATATTTGCATCATTTTACTTGTTTACAGAATTTGAAACTTAAAACCATACattttcagtaaaatatttaGTTCGGTTCCCCCAGAATCTTAGCAAAGTATTTCATCTGTTAAATTGTTCTATGATGGCTTTAGTATCAACTATATTCTTACGTCAGGTAACAAAATCTGAATTTTTGATAATTTActttttgaaactttgttttcaaGTTTCTAAGCATTTTGAAGTATATACTTTAGTTTTGGGAAAATGTCACCTATGTAATAAGAAAGAAGTAAATTCTAGAAACCAGAAATTCTGGTTTTGGTTACTTCACTATCCCCTTATATATTGATTCCtaaacattcttttcattccCTGCTTCCTCCCATAATGTCATTGTCTGTTCCTCCATCTATTTTGGTCAGCTGTATTGCTGTAAGCTGTTTGAGTTTTAATTGGTGCCAATCTAGCGCTTCCTCAGGAGAGATTCTCTTTCATCAGCCTGGAGTAGCAACCCCAGAAATTACCATTTCAAGAGCTTAATTAGATCTTGGCAGatccaaaacaagcaaaaaccctTGGAGTTCAAGTACCCATGGACAGTAGCTGCCTTAACACATAGGAAACCCCACATTCCCTGGTGTCTGTGTTCTAGGAGATTATTTAGAACCATGTTATTCAATTGTTGGCCACTGCTAAAAAGAGAACTCCAAGCAAGCCCACGTCCATCCTGGAATTAAGAGGGTTGGGTTGACCCTAAAAGATTTAAGATTCCACTGGTATTGAGCACCATTTGTCACAGCATGTTAGGCTTCCTGTGAGTCAGtgctcttttcattttccttctcttgccaCATATCCATCCTGTCTCCAAAACCTGTTTCTGTTTGATGCATATGTCTTGCTTCTATTCATTATCTAGTTTCTGTAGCCAAGTATCTCATCGTTTCTACCTTAGTAACCTACTTCTCCCTCTAGCATCACATTCTACCCTCAGTCCTTTATGCCTCTTCTGAAGTAATTTTTTCTGCCAGCTAATTCAGTGCTGTCACAGTTTTCATCAAAAGTCTATAATGGTTGACCATTACCATTCGTGGTACTCAAAATTTCATGACCATTTGTCAAGCTGACCTAAACTACATTATCCATCCACCTGACACTGTCAATCAGCATAATAAAGCAAATGTTGCTTACAGTTTACTTCAGCCAGGTTTTCACTCCCACTTCTGCATCTGCCCCTTGTTCTTTTGTTAGAATCCTTCTTCTCAAATCTTACAGGATTCTTTCCCAAGACTCTTTGTAATGTCAGCTTTCATATTCATTGCTACTTAGTGTACTTACAGCTTGTCAGTGCATTATAATGTTaaaactttttagttttcttctggATTTAGTTCAAGTTATTGTCTTATAAATCTTATGTTTTAATGTGTATGTCAGTGTGTGTCTATTATTATTCAGGATATATGTTTTATGCTTCCTGGTAGCCTACAGTTAGGTCTTCAATAAATATCCACCTTGGGCTAGACACCTAATTTGTCCAATACATTATACCtttcttttgtctacttttggtgGTGATAGAATCTACCTTAGAGGGTTGTTATAAGGATAAGGAGGAAAATACTTATTCAGTGTTCCTAGTACAGAGCCTGACAAATAGTAGATACTTCagaaatggttatttttatttttaatttagatgcTATATCttaagagggaaagaaaatatgGTTTTTACACTGACACTGGACTACATTAAAAgctgtttttctatttctaggtTGAATATATTTCAGGAAAGGTTTTTTTCACCACCTGTTCTGATTTGAATATGttgaagaaattaaaatctgCAGAAAGATTATTTTTGCTGATTAAAAAGCAGTTTCCActtattatttcttctgtaaGTAAAGGTATGGCATATCCATATGTGTGTTGCCTTTACCCACATTATACATTGTACTCCAACATTTTCTGCTTGATAATATGTAGCCATTTTACACTTTAATATTCATTGACGTGTGGGATcattaattatgtatttttctgtatttcttgaatattATCACCTGATTGTAGTAGaatatttcttctctttgcaACCTGCGTGCTGCCTTTTTTATGAGATTTTAATGCCCTAAGCCACATTTCTTCTTTGAGAATTATGATCAGGTACCTTCTCTAGAGATATATATGGTCAGTTGCATTTATTTGGATTTAGAAACATGAAATAAtccaaaatgcattattttaatagTAAATCAGTGAAAATCATCACCTTGTAAATTTTAACTGTGTGATATAATTGGAAAAATACTGCATagtaaaaatttctatttctaggACCTTAAATGCTTTCGATAAACTTATGCCCACTTATCAAGCATTAGAGGTAAAGGGGGCATAAGAGATTTCTTGTCCACTctctaaattttataaatatgctGCCAAAACAACATATGGATCTTGATAAAAGCAGCAAAACATGGTCAGACACTGCAGGATTAAACGCTGCCGTAAACTTCAATTTGAATTGCATAAGAGATAATGTATTTATAGCctataataaactattttaagaaAGATGCAAATGGCAAGAAATCAAGACCAAGCagagaaaattgttttaaagcaaatcccaaaGTATTACGCTGTTGGATCAATATAATTCCTCCTAGTACTCTACACACATTCATCTTTAAGAAAATACAGTAATTTTGGATCATCTTGATGACCGTGGTTCATCAAGAAGAGACTAAACTTTGCTGAGCATACTGGCAGTATGCTAAGCTGTGAATGGGTTGTGAGTTACTTTATGGAAACGCATTATAATATACTTATTAATATGGTGTGGGCTAAAATGTAACAGGCCCGAGATTCATCTCCTCTGTTTCTGAGCTGAGTTTTTCagtttattcttttcttataaaaacttaatttttatagGGAAGATCACCATTATTTCAAAGATTGATAAACACTCTAGGTCTATgtatatattgaagagatacatATAATTACCATAGTACAAATAATCTTTCTAGGgtattatatggtaattctataggAATTTTAACACAATATGGATGCTGTATATGCAATATAAGAATGAACTTTATTCTGCACAATTCTTTATTCTTACCATTCTTATGGTAAATGGAATATGAACTCCAAACAAAAGTGAAGTTATTCGTGTAGCAATTTAATAAAACTTAATTCAAGGAAATAAAGGGAATGGAGTTTGGGGATGATGATTGTAATAGATGGTCTTTAAAGCTTCAATATAGGATCAACAAGATTTTTCttatttaggaaaaatatttaatgaaatgcaaAGACTTATAAATGAAGATCCAGGAAGTTGGTTGAATGCCATTTCAATTTGGAAAAATCTTCTTGAACTTgatgcaaaaaaggaaaaactttctCAGAGAGATGATAACCAACTGAAAagaaaagtgggagaaaatgaaatcattgcaaagaaattaaaaatagaacaaatgcAAAAGATAGAAGAGAATAGGGACTGCCAgctggaaaaacaaataaaagaagaaactctGGAGCAAAGAGATTTTACCACTAAAAGCGAAAACTTTCAAGAAGAAGAATTTCAGAATGACATAGAGAAAGCAATTGATACTCATAATCAGAATGACTTGACTTTCAGAGTATCTTGTCGCTGCAGTGGAACTATTGGAAAGGCCTTCACTGCACAGGTATGCTTGCGTCCTAAAGtggagtctgtcgcccaggctggaatgcagtggcacgatctggctcactgcaacctccccctcccaggttcaggtgattctcttgcctcagccttctgagtagctgggatcacaggtgtgcgccaccacacccagctaatttttgtatttttagtagagacagggtttcaccatattggtcaggctggtctggaactcctgacctcaagtgatccacccacctcagcctcccaaagtgctgggattataggcaggagccaccacgcctggcctgggggtcccatttttttaaagaattaattctTTAGATTTAAAATGAGATGCAAACCTCTCACAGAACAAATAACTAGCCCCAGACAATTAGTTCTTATGgaattaaatatctttaaaactacattttccttttaatttttcctcAGATGTTTAAGAGGAATGGTATGCCATTCCAAGTAATGACTTTCTTATACTTTCTGCCTAAAAATTTCCTTAAATCTACAGATGTCCTTTGTATTTGGAAATCCTGACACCATAGTCCTCAGCTTTTGGGGTTTCTCTTCAGTTCAGCTTTATGCTTATTCAGTGGCTACTCTGCACAGGTCCTGTACATGGGATTGTCACCAGGACCTAGACTGCAAATGCACGTGAGGTCTCAGCAATGTAGAGAAGAGCGAACACCACAAACTGTTGCCATCACCAGACCTCATCAGTTGGCCCTTACAAAGTTCAGTGATGTTAAAGGCCATTGGTCTGAATACTTTATCAACCTTAAAATCAGTCAGACCCTAAAGGGTGAGTCTAATGATACTAATCTGATAATTTTTAAACACATAGGCTTATAGTAGCTGACATAGTTAATCTTTCAGCTTGCATCTA
This genomic window from Pongo pygmaeus isolate AG05252 chromosome 12, NHGRI_mPonPyg2-v2.0_pri, whole genome shotgun sequence contains:
- the THUMPD2 gene encoding THUMP domain-containing protein 2 isoform X8 — encoded protein: MSEARGEPGSGPEAGARFFCTAGRGLEPFLMREVRARLAATQVEYISGKVFFTTCSDLNMLKKLKSAERLFLLIKKQFPLIISSVSKGKIFNEMQRLINEDPGSWLNAISIWKNLLELDAKKEKLSQRDDNQLKRKVGENEIIAKKLKIEQMQKIEENRDCQLEKQIKEETLEQRDFTTKSENFQEEEFQNDIEKAIDTHNQNDLTFRVSCRCSGTIGKAFTAQEVGKVIGIAIMKHFGWKADLRNPQLEIFIHLNDVYSVVGIPVFRVSLASRAYIKTAGLRSTIAWAMASLADIKAGAFVLDPMCGLGTILLEAAKEWPNCHCLQKVLILLFLTFHLGKSLS